Proteins found in one Fulvitalea axinellae genomic segment:
- the speE gene encoding polyamine aminopropyltransferase produces the protein MNALGRHIIVEFYDCKPELLNDVVYIENNMVGAAEKAGATVINSTFHHFAPIGVSGVVVIQESHLAIHTWPEYGYAAVDLFTCGETVNPWVSYNFLKEAFKAEHGSAVEMRRGETSLLIRKDYDVSQLRHQRTDADGSPLRTKDIWFTERNDNIALSLKHAGDKLYEKKSPFQKVEIYDTYAYGNMLTLDGMVMTTEKDEYVYHEMISHIPSLTHPNPKRALVIGGGDGGTVRELLRHSSYDEVVMVEIDEAVVEASKEFLPSIASALDHPKLSLRIDDGIKYVKETKGEAFDIVIVDSTDPVGPGEGLFTETFYRDVHRILKKDGIMVTQSESPRFNVKVFKEIFDCYGSIYGKENVHTYLAHIPTYPTGMWSFSYCSKGQANPLTTIDEDRRTEFLANNKLSYYNKEVHTAAFALPNFVKDILGK, from the coding sequence ATGAACGCGTTAGGTAGACACATTATCGTGGAGTTCTACGACTGCAAGCCGGAGTTGTTGAACGATGTAGTGTATATCGAGAATAACATGGTGGGGGCGGCCGAAAAGGCCGGCGCTACGGTTATAAACTCGACTTTCCATCACTTTGCGCCCATCGGGGTGTCTGGCGTGGTGGTGATTCAGGAAAGCCATCTGGCTATCCACACCTGGCCGGAGTACGGTTATGCCGCGGTGGATTTGTTTACTTGCGGAGAGACCGTAAATCCCTGGGTTTCTTATAATTTCTTGAAAGAGGCCTTTAAGGCCGAGCACGGATCGGCGGTGGAAATGCGCAGGGGCGAGACTAGCTTGCTGATCCGTAAAGATTATGACGTAAGCCAGTTGAGGCATCAGCGTACCGACGCCGACGGGTCGCCATTGCGGACTAAGGATATCTGGTTCACTGAGCGTAACGACAATATAGCGCTTTCGCTCAAACATGCTGGCGATAAGCTATATGAGAAGAAATCGCCGTTTCAGAAGGTGGAGATCTACGATACCTATGCCTATGGCAACATGCTGACGCTGGACGGAATGGTAATGACCACCGAAAAGGACGAGTATGTGTATCATGAGATGATTTCTCATATTCCGTCTCTGACTCACCCTAACCCCAAGAGGGCTTTGGTGATCGGCGGTGGCGATGGCGGAACTGTTCGTGAGTTGCTGAGACATTCTAGTTACGACGAAGTGGTCATGGTTGAGATTGACGAAGCCGTAGTGGAAGCGTCAAAAGAATTCTTGCCAAGCATCGCTTCGGCGCTTGATCATCCGAAATTGTCTTTGAGAATCGACGATGGAATCAAGTACGTGAAAGAGACCAAAGGCGAGGCTTTCGATATTGTGATTGTCGATTCTACGGATCCAGTTGGGCCCGGTGAAGGTTTGTTTACGGAAACCTTTTACCGCGACGTTCACCGAATTTTGAAAAAAGACGGAATCATGGTGACGCAAAGCGAGTCGCCTAGATTCAACGTGAAAGTCTTCAAAGAGATCTTCGATTGCTACGGAAGTATCTACGGTAAAGAAAACGTACATACGTATCTGGCGCATATTCCGACTTATCCGACAGGGATGTGGAGTTTCTCATACTGCTCGAAAGGTCAAGCGAATCCACTGACTACGATTGATGAGGATAGGAGGACGGAGTTCTTGGCGAATAACAAGCTGAGTTATTACAACAAGGAGGTTCATACGGCGGCTTTCGCTTTGCCGAACTTTGTGAAAGATATTCTGGGAAAGTAA
- a CDS encoding agmatinase family protein — translation MEKKEKIINGFDPNGVGVKGSLFGLPFDVDTSDTVIIPVPWDVTVSYGAGTKNGPKAVLDASPQIDFALPEVKDAWKAGITMLKEEQWISETSDRLRMRTAAYIEALEEGLPYESDVLLDEVEDESENLAQWLKGTALELMSKGKTVGLLGGDHSTPLGLYKAVAESVGYFGILQIDAHADLRKAYEGFEYSHASIMRNALSVSELKKLVQVGIRDFCEEERDVVLKSEDRVVSFYDQTLKEEAYAGTSWAKQCEKIIDNLPEKVHVSFDIDGLDPKLCPNTGTPVPGGFEFDQVMFLIKKLALSGRKIVSFDLCEVCPGNDEWDGNVGARVLYRLAVWSAISRGVLSCD, via the coding sequence ATGGAAAAGAAAGAGAAAATCATAAACGGTTTTGACCCGAACGGAGTGGGAGTGAAAGGTTCCTTGTTCGGGCTCCCTTTTGATGTTGATACTTCCGATACCGTGATTATTCCCGTTCCTTGGGACGTGACCGTTTCGTACGGTGCAGGGACGAAAAATGGACCTAAAGCGGTTTTGGATGCTTCGCCACAGATCGATTTCGCTTTGCCGGAAGTAAAAGATGCGTGGAAAGCCGGAATCACGATGTTGAAAGAGGAGCAGTGGATTTCGGAGACAAGCGACCGATTGCGAATGCGCACGGCGGCTTATATCGAAGCTTTGGAGGAAGGGCTTCCGTATGAGTCTGACGTATTGCTCGATGAGGTGGAAGACGAGAGCGAGAACTTGGCTCAATGGCTAAAGGGAACCGCTTTGGAATTAATGTCAAAGGGAAAGACTGTCGGTTTATTAGGCGGTGACCATTCGACCCCGTTGGGATTGTATAAGGCTGTGGCGGAAAGTGTGGGATACTTTGGAATACTTCAAATCGACGCTCATGCCGATCTGCGCAAGGCTTATGAGGGTTTTGAGTATTCGCACGCCTCGATCATGCGTAACGCGTTGTCGGTGTCGGAGTTGAAGAAGCTTGTTCAGGTGGGCATTCGGGATTTTTGTGAAGAAGAACGGGATGTTGTACTGAAGTCAGAAGACCGAGTGGTTTCTTTTTATGACCAAACGTTGAAAGAGGAAGCTTATGCGGGAACTTCTTGGGCCAAACAATGCGAAAAGATTATTGATAACCTGCCTGAGAAGGTTCATGTAAGCTTCGATATCGATGGTTTGGATCCGAAGCTTTGCCCGAATACGGGAACTCCCGTGCCAGGTGGTTTTGAGTTTGATCAAGTGATGTTTCTGATAAAAAAATTGGCCCTTTCGGGCCGTAAAATCGTGAGTTTTGACTTGTGCGAAGTCTGTCCCGGTAATGATGAATGGGACGGTAATGTTGGCGCAAGAGTTCTTTACCGTTTGGCTGTTTGGTCCGCCATATCGCGAGGTGTTCTTTCTTGCGATTGA
- a CDS encoding histidine phosphatase family protein: MKQLILVRHAKSSWDDPNLRDYDRPLNKRGKQAAPLMGTRLQKRNIQPDTIISSGAKRAFDTALAVCEEIGISKNEIVKNDELYLASPKEILKTIRAIDPESESAVLFGHNPGISEIADFLTDEAPEDMPTGATIIIRFDIDNWKDISKGLGKTEYYSYPKASE, encoded by the coding sequence ATGAAACAATTAATCTTGGTCCGACACGCCAAATCAAGCTGGGACGACCCTAATTTACGAGACTATGACAGACCTCTGAACAAAAGGGGAAAACAAGCCGCTCCGCTAATGGGAACCAGACTACAGAAGAGAAATATTCAGCCAGACACAATCATTTCCAGTGGAGCAAAAAGGGCTTTTGACACCGCTTTGGCCGTTTGTGAGGAAATAGGGATTTCAAAAAATGAAATCGTCAAAAATGACGAACTGTACCTGGCTTCACCAAAGGAAATTCTCAAAACAATCAGAGCTATAGATCCCGAATCGGAAAGTGCGGTACTATTCGGGCACAACCCAGGAATCAGCGAAATTGCCGATTTTCTTACTGACGAAGCTCCCGAAGACATGCCTACAGGAGCAACGATCATTATCCGTTTTGACATTGACAATTGGAAAGACATTTCAAAAGGCCTGGGGAAAACCGAATATTACAGCTATCCCAAAGCCTCCGAATAA
- a CDS encoding protein-L-isoaspartate(D-aspartate) O-methyltransferase — translation MTPADSYKHKGLRRKLVETLKGKGIRDENVLSAIGALPRHWFFESAFWDHAYQDKAFPIGNGQTISQPYTVAFMTELLDVKAGDHILEIGTGSGYQAAILSLLGASVYTVECISELHESAKNTLETIGIEAVNFLLADGSKGWAENAPYDKIIVTAASPAIPAPLMEQLKIGGKLVIPLGDRNQQRMTRMTKTGQKKAERETFGHFRFVPLVGENGWED, via the coding sequence ATGACCCCAGCGGACAGTTACAAGCATAAAGGATTGAGGCGAAAGCTGGTCGAAACCCTCAAAGGGAAAGGAATCAGAGACGAGAACGTGCTGAGCGCTATAGGCGCACTGCCCCGACATTGGTTTTTCGAAAGCGCCTTTTGGGATCACGCATACCAAGACAAAGCGTTCCCCATCGGCAATGGCCAAACCATCTCCCAACCTTACACGGTCGCGTTCATGACGGAGCTTCTGGACGTGAAAGCGGGAGACCACATTCTTGAAATCGGAACGGGCTCAGGGTACCAAGCGGCTATCCTCAGCCTTTTGGGCGCGTCGGTCTACACCGTGGAATGTATTTCGGAATTACACGAATCAGCCAAAAACACGCTGGAGACAATTGGTATCGAAGCCGTCAATTTCCTTTTGGCGGACGGGTCAAAAGGCTGGGCGGAAAATGCCCCGTACGACAAAATCATCGTAACGGCGGCATCACCGGCAATTCCCGCACCTTTGATGGAACAGCTTAAAATCGGAGGAAAACTAGTAATTCCGCTTGGTGACAGAAACCAACAGCGAATGACCCGCATGACAAAAACAGGTCAAAAAAAAGCCGAAAGGGAAACTTTCGGTCATTTTCGCTTCGTCCCACTAGTGGGCGAAAACGGCTGGGAAGACTGA
- a CDS encoding phosphatase PAP2 family protein, with translation MLEHIINADKDLFLYLNGIHNPFWDTIMYYVTKTSTWIPFYVLLAAFVVKKFRKNSWPVFIGVALVILIADQTASGFMKGYFERLRPCHDPIIGPLVHLVKGCGGKYGFVSSHASNTFGLATFMYLIFPQERKLFRWMFLWAAIVAYSRIYVGVHYPLDILGGAWVGVVAGVIGIVVTKLILKKITKSKYGL, from the coding sequence ATGCTAGAACACATTATTAACGCCGACAAAGACCTGTTCCTCTACCTGAACGGCATCCACAATCCTTTTTGGGACACCATAATGTACTATGTGACGAAAACTTCCACATGGATTCCTTTTTATGTTTTGTTGGCGGCGTTCGTTGTAAAAAAGTTTAGAAAAAACTCTTGGCCAGTGTTTATTGGCGTCGCCCTTGTGATCCTTATCGCCGACCAAACGGCTTCCGGATTTATGAAAGGTTATTTCGAGCGTCTTCGCCCTTGCCATGACCCGATAATCGGACCTCTGGTGCATTTGGTAAAGGGTTGTGGCGGAAAGTACGGTTTCGTGTCTTCACACGCCTCAAACACTTTCGGGCTAGCTACATTTATGTATTTGATCTTTCCTCAAGAAAGAAAATTATTCCGATGGATGTTCCTCTGGGCCGCTATTGTTGCGTATAGCAGAATCTATGTAGGAGTTCATTACCCGTTAGATATTCTCGGGGGCGCTTGGGTTGGCGTTGTCGCCGGCGTTATCGGAATTGTCGTCACAAAACTTATTCTCAAAAAAATCACAAAGAGCAAATACGGTTTATGA
- a CDS encoding DUF2157 domain-containing protein, producing the protein METNFNRDDIHLVARHSDWSESEVSKALEKDVYAGAGRWVTFFRLLFVGLGVGLSVAGVVFFFAYNWEALDKFVKMSLVGGLLVAVTGVALFAKINPLIKKILLTAAAVLVGVLFAVFGQIYQTGANAYDFFLAWTVFVVLWVLVSDFAPLWFLFVVLVNTTIALYMTQNLPYNSPWNDYLKAVIFVVNALGATLSVVLREVKKYRVPGWFSNTFSIYSVFLATAGLVDYVFKKSVDPVALLSLALPVAFFYVLAIVYSLKKKLRIYIALIALSLIVIISYLLVKDSGFSAEVFLLVSVFIVAAVGGVIALLMKLQKKWADDGE; encoded by the coding sequence ATGGAAACAAATTTTAATCGTGATGATATTCACTTGGTGGCCAGACACAGCGATTGGTCCGAAAGTGAAGTGTCCAAAGCCCTTGAAAAGGATGTTTATGCCGGTGCCGGCCGTTGGGTGACATTTTTCCGTTTGCTTTTTGTCGGATTGGGAGTAGGTTTAAGCGTTGCCGGCGTAGTGTTCTTTTTCGCTTATAACTGGGAGGCTCTGGACAAATTCGTAAAAATGTCTTTGGTCGGCGGACTATTGGTGGCGGTTACCGGAGTGGCGCTGTTCGCCAAAATTAATCCGCTGATTAAAAAAATACTTCTTACGGCCGCCGCGGTGTTGGTGGGAGTGCTGTTCGCGGTGTTCGGGCAAATTTACCAGACGGGCGCGAACGCTTATGATTTCTTCCTTGCCTGGACGGTGTTCGTGGTTTTGTGGGTTTTGGTTTCGGACTTCGCGCCTTTGTGGTTTTTGTTTGTGGTATTGGTTAATACGACCATCGCCCTTTATATGACCCAAAACCTGCCTTACAATTCGCCGTGGAATGATTACCTGAAAGCGGTCATCTTTGTAGTGAATGCGCTTGGCGCAACTTTGTCCGTGGTGCTTAGGGAAGTAAAGAAATACCGTGTACCCGGATGGTTTTCCAATACATTTTCGATCTATAGCGTCTTCTTGGCAACGGCCGGATTGGTGGACTATGTGTTTAAAAAGAGCGTTGATCCGGTGGCGCTGTTGTCTTTGGCTTTGCCAGTGGCCTTTTTTTATGTTTTGGCCATAGTCTATTCACTGAAAAAGAAACTCCGCATTTATATAGCGCTGATCGCCCTGAGTCTGATTGTCATTATATCTTATCTGTTAGTGAAAGACTCCGGCTTTTCGGCGGAAGTGTTCCTTTTGGTAAGCGTATTTATTGTTGCCGCTGTGGGTGGCGTCATTGCGTTGTTGATGAAATTGCAAAAAAAGTGGGCCGATGATGGAGAATGA
- a CDS encoding DUF4401 domain-containing protein: MMENENSFEDKLDALVVAEGITVDKEAVVTAVATRKVDKYGIAIKALSVIGGSLAAGTFLAFFVLSNYEGAWPLVLGLVLIVAGMFIDSVKNKIISVSGVSVYAIGLSAFVYGLVEFRMEEETVYLVVLIMAVCSLVLTKNSVMAFALGLLINFCVFSLCMELIRGAGAGLQIFTFFAGVVSFLLMFTESRLVTSLRKKNWLFLPLRSAFVISYIIGVFYVSFHTFFKVKYPWISVFMPVLVSAVGLWMATRRLQTDMWVKVLIALLTLLPLGLTATFPAIAGCFAVLLFSYMTGYRTGIVLGVGGLLYAIWWYYYDMSVTLLAKSISLFVSGLVFLALYYLASKKLFGNGKN, from the coding sequence ATGATGGAGAATGAAAATAGTTTCGAAGATAAACTGGACGCTTTGGTTGTTGCCGAAGGTATTACGGTGGACAAGGAAGCTGTAGTCACCGCCGTGGCTACGCGCAAGGTGGATAAATACGGAATAGCCATTAAGGCCCTTTCCGTGATAGGGGGCTCTTTGGCCGCCGGAACTTTTCTGGCCTTTTTTGTTCTGTCGAATTATGAAGGGGCTTGGCCTTTGGTTTTGGGGCTTGTCTTGATCGTGGCCGGTATGTTTATCGACAGCGTGAAGAACAAGATCATCAGCGTATCCGGAGTCTCGGTTTACGCCATCGGTCTGTCGGCTTTTGTTTACGGTCTGGTCGAGTTTAGAATGGAAGAGGAGACCGTCTATCTCGTAGTGTTGATTATGGCCGTTTGCTCTTTGGTTTTGACCAAAAACAGCGTGATGGCTTTCGCGTTGGGCCTTTTGATTAACTTTTGCGTGTTTTCCCTTTGTATGGAATTGATAAGGGGAGCGGGCGCGGGTCTACAGATATTCACTTTCTTCGCCGGTGTTGTTTCGTTTTTGCTGATGTTCACCGAATCGCGATTGGTGACGTCTCTTCGCAAAAAGAACTGGCTGTTTCTGCCTTTGCGTTCCGCTTTTGTCATTTCGTATATTATCGGCGTGTTTTACGTATCGTTCCATACCTTTTTTAAGGTCAAGTACCCTTGGATATCGGTCTTTATGCCTGTTTTGGTTTCGGCCGTGGGCTTATGGATGGCGACACGGCGACTACAAACGGATATGTGGGTGAAAGTGTTGATTGCGCTTCTGACGCTTTTGCCGCTGGGGCTTACCGCTACTTTTCCGGCTATTGCCGGATGTTTCGCCGTGCTGTTGTTCTCGTATATGACGGGCTACCGTACGGGAATAGTTTTGGGCGTCGGCGGTTTGCTTTATGCCATCTGGTGGTATTATTATGATATGTCCGTTACGCTGTTGGCCAAGTCCATTAGTCTGTTCGTGTCGGGCTTGGTGTTTCTGGCGCTGTATTATTTGGCTTCAAAAAAACTTTTCGGAAATGGGAAAAATTAA
- a CDS encoding GDYXXLXY domain-containing protein: MGKIKTAVIIANLCLLAGYFVYSVSAKEKILADGKLVLLRLAPRDPRSLMQGDYMRLDYELARKMRDNNNKDLPKRGWCVLRVNAEGVADSIRLFTGNKPLASDEVKVRFDGANRFRISLGAESFFFQEGRGVAYRDAKYGGLRIDKGGHSVLVGLYNEDRKKIEDTNIVLDDMNDE, encoded by the coding sequence ATGGGAAAAATTAAAACAGCCGTAATTATCGCCAACCTGTGTTTGTTGGCCGGTTACTTTGTGTATTCCGTTTCCGCAAAGGAAAAAATCCTTGCCGACGGAAAGCTGGTGCTTTTGCGTTTGGCTCCGCGTGATCCCCGCTCTTTGATGCAGGGCGATTATATGCGGCTCGATTACGAATTGGCCCGCAAGATGCGCGACAATAATAATAAGGATTTGCCGAAAAGGGGATGGTGTGTGTTGCGCGTAAACGCCGAAGGCGTGGCCGACAGCATTCGTTTGTTTACCGGCAACAAACCTTTGGCCTCTGACGAAGTGAAAGTGCGCTTTGACGGAGCGAACCGTTTCCGTATTTCTTTGGGCGCCGAGTCTTTCTTTTTTCAGGAAGGCAGGGGCGTCGCTTACCGTGACGCCAAATACGGCGGATTAAGGATAGACAAAGGCGGCCACAGTGTGCTAGTGGGCCTTTATAACGAGGATAGAAAGAAAATAGAGGACACCAATATCGTTCTCGATGATATGAACGATGAATAA
- a CDS encoding exonuclease domain-containing protein has protein sequence MSYIMVDIEADGPIPGEYSMVSFGAVVVDDKLDRTFYGRLRPVSENYSEEALRVSGHTRDETMGFDDPEKVMGEFALWVKENSKGRPVFISDNNGFDWMFVCWYFHRFTGENPFGHSSQNLGSLYKGLCGDAFKNFKHLRETKHTHHPVDDAKGNAEALLKMKKEMGLKISLK, from the coding sequence ATGTCATATATAATGGTGGACATCGAGGCGGACGGCCCGATTCCCGGCGAATATTCTATGGTTTCTTTCGGAGCCGTAGTGGTCGATGACAAATTGGACAGAACCTTTTACGGGCGCCTCCGGCCCGTGTCCGAAAACTATTCGGAGGAAGCCTTGCGCGTATCGGGCCATACCCGCGATGAAACGATGGGGTTTGACGATCCCGAAAAAGTAATGGGCGAATTCGCCCTTTGGGTGAAGGAAAACAGTAAAGGCAGGCCCGTTTTCATCAGCGACAATAACGGTTTCGACTGGATGTTTGTCTGTTGGTATTTCCATCGCTTCACCGGCGAAAACCCTTTCGGCCATTCTTCCCAAAACCTCGGGAGCCTTTACAAAGGTTTGTGTGGCGACGCTTTCAAAAACTTTAAGCATTTGAGAGAAACGAAACATACGCACCATCCCGTGGACGACGCAAAGGGAAACGCCGAAGCGCTGTTGAAAATGAAAAAGGAAATGGGTTTGAAGATTTCCTTAAAGTAG
- a CDS encoding NADAR family protein: MNEMKYSWKKTVELFRSGKCPHFLFFWGHRANQKGNVTKSCLSQWWPSSFTVDGVTYKSTEHWMMAEKARLFNDDKMLAKIIEAETPAEAKKLGRKISPFVFEQWVEHRFEIVVKGNYHKFSQNEKLKAFLCGTGDTVLVEASPVDNVWGIGLTADSSSANDPATWRGENLLGFALMEARDRILEVDGAV; the protein is encoded by the coding sequence ATGAACGAAATGAAATATAGCTGGAAAAAGACCGTAGAGCTTTTCCGTTCCGGCAAATGTCCTCACTTCCTTTTCTTTTGGGGACACAGGGCCAACCAGAAAGGAAACGTCACGAAGTCTTGCTTGAGCCAATGGTGGCCTTCGAGCTTCACCGTAGACGGAGTGACCTACAAAAGCACCGAACACTGGATGATGGCCGAAAAAGCCAGACTCTTCAATGACGATAAGATGTTGGCCAAAATAATAGAAGCCGAAACCCCGGCCGAAGCGAAAAAGCTTGGCCGGAAGATAAGCCCCTTTGTGTTTGAACAATGGGTAGAGCATCGTTTTGAAATAGTGGTGAAGGGTAATTATCACAAGTTTAGCCAAAACGAAAAACTAAAGGCCTTTCTCTGCGGCACGGGCGATACCGTTTTAGTGGAAGCCAGTCCCGTCGATAACGTTTGGGGGATTGGTTTGACCGCCGACAGTTCTTCCGCGAATGATCCCGCTACTTGGCGCGGCGAAAATCTTTTGGGTTTTGCTTTGATGGAGGCGCGTGATAGGATTCTTGAAGTTGATGGCGCTGTTTAA
- a CDS encoding helix-turn-helix domain-containing protein: MSQLNIVDRANIFLGIQKGFSDAVIARCIGKHRSTVWREIKAGGGRDSYEPFAAQALRDKRQARAVKKRMLFGGGVPFNSSLQMSGKFAGGFSHLHYNPYEKHQNHFNRTTETWRHRPSSGKIGSSYYFFGHTDAPHTGTNSETVATHSKTGKQNGARKAIRTIKYVLAPAKTRTIILSDKKTTGKIRLSHTVYAQIPSGYTLRNAG; this comes from the coding sequence ATGTCTCAACTTAACATCGTCGATCGCGCGAACATATTCCTCGGAATACAAAAAGGTTTCTCCGACGCCGTTATCGCCCGATGCATCGGCAAGCACAGAAGCACCGTATGGCGGGAAATAAAAGCCGGTGGCGGAAGAGACAGTTACGAACCCTTCGCGGCGCAGGCTCTCCGCGACAAACGTCAGGCCCGCGCCGTCAAAAAACGTATGTTGTTCGGTGGCGGAGTACCATTCAACAGTTCCCTTCAAATGTCCGGCAAATTCGCCGGAGGCTTTTCCCATTTACATTACAATCCTTATGAAAAGCACCAGAATCATTTCAACCGAACAACGGAAACATGGCGCCACCGCCCAAGTTCCGGCAAAATTGGAAGCTCTTATTACTTTTTCGGCCATACGGACGCCCCACATACCGGAACAAACTCCGAAACTGTAGCTACACACTCAAAAACCGGCAAACAAAACGGCGCCCGCAAAGCCATCCGTACAATCAAATACGTATTGGCCCCGGCCAAAACCCGAACCATTATCCTCTCCGATAAGAAAACCACGGGCAAAATCCGCCTCAGCCATACCGTTTACGCACAAATACCCTCTGGATATACGCTCCGCAATGCGGGATAA
- a CDS encoding Crp/Fnr family transcriptional regulator, whose product MIDILAENISASGSWTGQKTLRRGEFLSLPGDVETDLYYVKSGSLRVFMTDGEDEHCVRFGYRGSFITALDSYMAVEPTVYFIQALKACELKSIRKDAFLKFIETSASMRKLYGRLLEVLVCQQMERERDLLTSSPKERYERVLKRSPQLFQEVPHKYIASYLRMTPETLSRMKKC is encoded by the coding sequence ATGATTGATATCCTTGCCGAAAACATAAGCGCTTCCGGTTCTTGGACGGGCCAAAAGACGTTGCGCCGCGGCGAGTTTCTCAGCCTTCCCGGCGATGTGGAAACGGACCTTTATTATGTGAAGAGCGGCAGTTTGCGCGTCTTTATGACCGACGGCGAAGACGAGCATTGCGTGCGTTTCGGTTATCGGGGTTCCTTTATCACCGCCCTCGATTCTTATATGGCTGTGGAACCCACCGTTTATTTTATTCAGGCCCTGAAGGCCTGCGAGCTGAAGTCTATCAGAAAAGACGCTTTTTTAAAATTTATCGAGACCTCCGCTTCGATGAGAAAGCTTTACGGACGTTTGTTGGAAGTGTTGGTTTGCCAACAGATGGAACGTGAGAGGGATTTGCTCACGTCTTCTCCAAAAGAGCGTTACGAAAGGGTGCTTAAGCGAAGCCCGCAATTGTTTCAGGAAGTGCCCCATAAGTATATCGCCTCTTATCTGCGGATGACGCCCGAGACGCTTTCGCGAATGAAAAAGTGTTGA
- a CDS encoding DinB family protein, protein MKMKSEELLGELEAMVRGHRQEAEAMKNWPLKTLNQKPEPDKWSALESFEHLNRYGDFYLPEIGARINQAKVVKETEFRSGWLGNYFAKMMLPGTKKIKTFRKMDPSGSVLEMIVLDKFIRQQDMLLELLRQAKRVSLTKTKTSISISKLVKLKLGDTFRVVVYHNERHILQAKNAVSLFEKSEAG, encoded by the coding sequence ATGAAGATGAAATCCGAAGAACTGTTGGGCGAATTGGAAGCGATGGTCCGCGGACACAGGCAAGAGGCGGAAGCGATGAAAAACTGGCCGTTGAAAACGCTAAATCAAAAGCCGGAACCGGATAAATGGAGCGCTCTCGAATCCTTTGAGCATTTGAACAGGTACGGCGATTTTTATCTGCCGGAGATAGGGGCCCGGATAAATCAGGCCAAGGTTGTGAAGGAAACGGAATTCAGGAGCGGTTGGCTGGGCAATTATTTTGCGAAAATGATGTTGCCGGGAACAAAAAAGATAAAAACTTTCCGAAAAATGGATCCTTCCGGAAGTGTTTTGGAAATGATCGTTTTGGATAAGTTTATACGGCAACAAGATATGTTGTTAGAGCTTTTGCGACAAGCGAAAAGGGTTTCGTTAACAAAAACAAAGACTTCGATTAGCATCTCCAAATTGGTGAAACTAAAGTTGGGAGACACTTTCCGGGTGGTGGTCTATCATAACGAAAGGCATATTCTTCAGGCGAAAAATGCGGTGTCGCTTTTTGAAAAGTCGGAGGCTGGTTAG
- a CDS encoding TetR/AcrR family transcriptional regulator — protein MVLDENVRREIVAHAQVLFQRYGMKKTTMDEIASSSGRAKSTIYHYFKSKDDVFDAVLRKELQDLRKHVKALVDKEDSLCSKFETYLVEYHKEMVNKGNLYRLSQSDWFTGGAVSYKRFDYLRKFERDYIKRLLEDGIDTGEFTVLDRSELDWFCEVMVAGFFGIVRYSLESSEGSIDQDKLVKASKLFSSKLLT, from the coding sequence ATGGTTTTGGACGAAAATGTAAGGCGTGAGATTGTTGCCCACGCTCAGGTACTGTTTCAGCGTTACGGTATGAAGAAAACGACGATGGACGAGATAGCGTCGTCGTCGGGAAGGGCGAAAAGCACGATTTATCATTACTTCAAGAGCAAAGACGATGTGTTTGACGCGGTTTTGCGCAAAGAATTACAGGATTTGCGAAAGCATGTCAAAGCTTTGGTGGATAAAGAAGACAGCCTTTGTTCCAAATTCGAAACTTATCTTGTTGAATATCACAAAGAGATGGTGAACAAAGGAAACCTTTACCGCTTGTCCCAAAGCGACTGGTTCACCGGCGGTGCGGTTTCTTACAAGCGTTTCGATTATTTGAGGAAGTTTGAGCGGGATTATATAAAAAGGCTTCTTGAGGACGGCATAGATACGGGCGAATTCACCGTGCTTGACCGTAGTGAGCTGGATTGGTTTTGTGAGGTGATGGTGGCCGGCTTTTTCGGAATTGTGCGTTATTCTTTGGAATCGTCCGAAGGTAGTATCGATCAAGACAAGCTTGTCAAGGCATCGAAATTGTTTTCTTCAAAATTGCTCACGTAA